A genomic segment from Actinoplanes sichuanensis encodes:
- a CDS encoding SDR family NAD(P)-dependent oxidoreductase, producing MTAQRPLALVTGGSAGIGYALARQAAQHGHDVIITGAGPRVHESADRLADATGVTVTPVQSDLRTADGVDQVWAAVTSTGQPLAIAMLNAGVSLGGAAFIDTDLDDELNEINLNVISQVRLAKPIARDMAARRTGRILFTSSLSATTPTPYETVYGPTRAFVYSFAQSLRQELLDTGVTVTALLPGATATEFHERAGMGGTRFGDNSWKNDPELVARKGFAGLMAGRDHVIGGDRATWRAAIRQRILPERIKAAQFAKSSKPA from the coding sequence ATGACCGCTCAACGACCCCTGGCACTGGTGACCGGCGGATCCGCCGGCATCGGCTACGCCCTGGCCCGGCAGGCCGCACAGCACGGCCACGACGTCATCATCACCGGCGCCGGGCCCCGGGTGCACGAATCCGCCGACCGCCTCGCCGACGCGACCGGCGTCACCGTCACCCCGGTGCAGTCCGACCTGCGCACCGCCGACGGCGTCGACCAGGTCTGGGCCGCCGTCACCAGCACCGGGCAACCGCTGGCCATCGCCATGCTCAACGCCGGCGTCAGCCTCGGCGGAGCCGCCTTCATCGACACCGACCTCGACGACGAACTAAACGAGATCAACCTCAACGTCATCTCCCAGGTCCGGCTCGCCAAACCGATCGCCCGCGACATGGCCGCCCGCCGCACCGGCCGGATCCTGTTCACCAGTTCGCTGTCCGCGACCACACCCACGCCATACGAAACGGTGTACGGCCCGACCAGGGCATTCGTCTACTCATTCGCCCAATCCCTGCGGCAGGAACTGCTGGACACCGGAGTCACCGTCACCGCGCTGCTGCCCGGCGCCACCGCCACCGAATTCCACGAACGAGCCGGCATGGGCGGCACCCGCTTCGGCGACAACTCCTGGAAGAACGACCCCGAACTCGTCGCCCGCAAAGGCTTCGCCGGTCTCATGGCAGGCCGCGACCACGTGATCGGCGGCGACCGCGCCACCTGGCGCGCCGCCATCCGCCAGCGCATCCTGCCCGAACGCATCAAAGCAGCACAGTTCGCCAAATCCTCGAAACCAGCCTAG
- a CDS encoding ROK family transcriptional regulator yields MPSSARRAAGANLPQVRDHNTALVLDLVRRGGAISRVELAAQSGLTAQAITKIVQRLQADGLVTDAGRTGSTGGKPRTLLRLDPTARYAVGVHLDRDDTTVVLTDLTAQKVTRHHLPHGMTGDPAGTLDRVADAVRAVVTGIADTSRLVGVGIACPGPLDHTTGVLHRVTGLPQWNGYRLGAEAADRLGVPVIVDKDTNAAALGQTLSVPDGPNDFAYLYHGRGLGAGLVLGGRVYRGRRTNAGEFGHQVLDLNGPPCRCGNRGCLEALSRAALDTGDPAHAAHLVGIAAANLIHLLDIDHIVAGGPVVLTDPEQYLSQVATTINALLPEPDWQRISVTLAADPTDAIATGAAALALAPLFDTATTDTGADRAA; encoded by the coding sequence ATGCCCAGTTCCGCACGACGCGCCGCGGGCGCGAACCTGCCCCAGGTACGCGACCACAACACCGCCCTGGTGCTCGACCTGGTCCGCCGGGGCGGCGCCATCAGCCGCGTCGAACTGGCCGCACAGAGCGGTCTCACGGCCCAAGCCATTACCAAGATCGTGCAACGGCTGCAGGCCGACGGACTGGTCACCGACGCCGGCCGCACCGGCTCCACTGGCGGCAAACCACGCACCCTGCTCCGGCTGGACCCGACCGCCCGCTACGCCGTCGGCGTGCACCTGGACCGCGACGACACCACCGTCGTGCTCACCGACCTGACCGCCCAGAAGGTGACCCGCCACCACCTGCCCCACGGCATGACCGGCGACCCCGCCGGCACCCTCGATCGGGTCGCCGATGCGGTCCGCGCCGTCGTGACCGGCATCGCCGACACCAGCCGTCTGGTCGGCGTGGGTATCGCCTGCCCCGGGCCACTCGACCACACCACCGGTGTCTTGCACCGGGTGACCGGGCTACCACAATGGAACGGCTACCGCCTCGGCGCCGAAGCGGCCGACCGGCTCGGCGTGCCAGTCATCGTGGACAAGGACACCAACGCCGCCGCGCTCGGCCAAACCCTGTCCGTCCCGGATGGGCCGAACGACTTCGCGTATCTCTACCACGGGCGAGGACTCGGTGCCGGTCTCGTGCTCGGCGGCCGGGTCTACCGAGGCCGGCGGACCAACGCCGGCGAGTTCGGCCACCAAGTCCTCGATCTCAACGGGCCACCCTGTCGGTGCGGCAACCGCGGCTGCCTCGAAGCACTGTCCCGAGCCGCCCTCGACACCGGCGACCCGGCCCACGCGGCGCACCTGGTGGGCATCGCCGCCGCCAACCTGATCCACCTGCTCGACATCGATCACATCGTCGCCGGCGGCCCGGTAGTGCTCACCGACCCAGAGCAATACCTGTCGCAGGTGGCGACCACGATCAACGCGCTTCTCCCCGAACCGGACTGGCAGCGCATCAGCGTCACCCTCGCCGCCGACCCCACCGACGCCATCGCGACGGGCGCGGCAGCGCTGGCCCTCGCGCCCCTGTTCGACACCGCCACCACCGACACCGGCGCTGACCGCGCCGCCTGA
- a CDS encoding Gfo/Idh/MocA family oxidoreductase, whose protein sequence is MNEPLRVGLIGYGLAGSMFHAPLISTTPGLTLGAVVTSQPDRQNQVRRDRPGAEVLARADELWAHAGDFDLVVVATPNSSHVPLSTSAVEAGLPVVVDKPLAATAAEASKLARLAAERGVPLTVFQNRRWDSDFRTAQRLVADGRLGDVLRLESRYERWRPVLKAGWREHDDPAEAGGLLYDLGSHLVDQALQLLGPVTQVYAELDQRRPAARVDDDAFVALHHAGGARSHLWMNVVAAEPGPRLRLLGNRGTFVIHGMDSQEEALRAGGLPTGPDWGREPAERWGRLIVDGQSEPVPSEPGAYPAFYEGVVAMLRHNAPPPVDPAEAIAALAVLEAARRSAREQRVVTLGDAR, encoded by the coding sequence ATGAACGAGCCGCTACGGGTCGGTCTGATCGGTTACGGTCTGGCCGGCTCGATGTTTCACGCCCCCCTGATCAGTACGACCCCCGGCCTGACCCTCGGCGCAGTGGTCACGTCGCAACCGGACCGGCAGAACCAGGTCCGCCGTGACCGTCCCGGCGCCGAGGTGCTGGCACGAGCCGACGAGTTGTGGGCCCACGCCGGCGATTTCGACCTGGTCGTGGTCGCCACCCCCAACAGCAGTCACGTCCCGCTGTCCACCTCCGCCGTCGAGGCCGGCCTGCCCGTCGTGGTGGACAAACCGCTGGCGGCAACCGCCGCCGAAGCCTCGAAACTGGCCCGGCTCGCCGCAGAACGCGGCGTGCCGCTGACGGTCTTCCAGAACCGGCGGTGGGACAGCGACTTCCGCACCGCCCAACGCCTGGTGGCCGACGGCAGACTCGGCGACGTGCTGCGCCTGGAATCCCGATACGAACGATGGCGGCCGGTACTCAAGGCGGGATGGCGCGAACACGACGACCCGGCCGAGGCCGGCGGCCTGCTGTACGACCTCGGCAGCCACCTGGTCGATCAAGCCCTTCAACTGCTGGGACCCGTCACGCAGGTCTACGCCGAACTCGACCAGCGGCGGCCCGCAGCCCGCGTCGACGACGACGCGTTCGTGGCCTTGCACCATGCCGGAGGCGCCCGCTCACACCTGTGGATGAACGTCGTCGCCGCCGAGCCCGGACCACGACTGCGCCTGCTGGGCAACCGCGGCACCTTCGTGATCCACGGCATGGACAGCCAGGAGGAGGCCCTGCGTGCTGGCGGGCTGCCGACCGGGCCGGACTGGGGACGCGAACCCGCCGAGCGGTGGGGCCGGCTGATCGTCGACGGCCAGAGCGAGCCGGTGCCGAGCGAGCCCGGGGCGTACCCGGCCTTCTACGAGGGCGTCGTTGCGATGCTGCGTCACAACGCCCCGCCGCCGGTCGATCCCGCCGAGGCGATCGCCGCCCTCGCCGTCCTGGAAGCCGCCCGCCGATCCGCCCGTGAGCAGCGCGTGGTCACTCTCGGAGACGCCCGATGA
- a CDS encoding heme-degrading domain-containing protein yields the protein MTRADNPSTPTELIAQLEAEQRELVLTHFDHDDAWQLGQLLVDLAHERRAPVTIDIRHGSHQLFHYALPGTSADNDAWIERKSRVVARFGDSSYLVGARGRLAGRSLQERGMDPLHHADHGGSFPITIAGVGAIGAVTVSGLPQAEDHALVVEALRRFAAHSDRIAG from the coding sequence ATGACCCGAGCCGACAACCCGTCCACGCCTACCGAGCTGATCGCCCAGCTCGAAGCCGAGCAGCGGGAACTGGTTCTCACCCACTTCGATCACGACGACGCGTGGCAGCTCGGTCAGCTCCTGGTCGACCTGGCCCACGAGCGGCGAGCTCCGGTGACCATCGACATCCGGCACGGCAGCCACCAGTTGTTCCACTACGCGCTGCCTGGCACCTCGGCCGACAACGACGCCTGGATCGAACGCAAGAGCAGGGTCGTCGCCCGCTTCGGCGACAGCTCCTACCTCGTCGGCGCACGAGGCAGACTGGCCGGCCGATCGTTGCAGGAACGGGGAATGGACCCCCTGCATCACGCCGATCACGGCGGATCGTTCCCGATCACCATCGCCGGAGTCGGTGCCATCGGTGCCGTGACGGTGTCTGGTCTGCCGCAGGCCGAGGACCATGCACTGGTCGTCGAGGCGTTACGCCGCTTCGCCGCACACAGTGACCGAATCGCTGGATGA
- a CDS encoding site-specific integrase yields the protein MPARPFGELATAPAGHVGEVALTAWDGGPRERAQRRTQVLAALRYLQTFPGSTWQQRWDASPLGTGALPACSILSELEPSQTISPGVKMLFCLRTVQPSLMAFRRNKFRDFPSPFVAAQSDSLLDKYVAYVDGHEASWVHRRRTLFDACCLLTVQGVTLADVTPAAILHYAHETRRVLTVLREGKKDANLFWGIGLWNVLHAMGHFPASTPATMRAAMLRGQLSTTELVDRYPIAHQGVRQLLIDYITRRRAETDYATINNLARSLTHHFWAKIERLSPGQADLRIDPQVYTVWREQLRTRDDGQPRTNVDDITIAIRSFYLDLHTWAAEEPERWAVWVAPCPISPTEFRGGGKRRRRIEERSADRTRLRQPLLPVLVDHVESQHQRAKTLLEHAAAVAEGEAFSVAGRVYRRYVSKADHKRARYEDRPIRAIDESTGAILHLSTLEQATFWQWAIIETLRHSGVRIEELVELSHLSIRQYQRANGEVIALLVIAPSKTDRERVIPMSAELFHVIAQVVRRHTHDGQPIARLSRFDAHDKLWSTPLPFLFQRQRGTSRHVITPATIGLMLRRLCEAVAEHHPAFRGLNITPHDFRRIFATELVNSGLPIHIGAALLGHLNIQTTRGYVAVFDDDVVRHYQHYLQQRRTHRPADEYRDATATEWTEFEEHFDKRRVELGSCARPYGTPCQHEHACIRCPMLNINPKMLDRLAELEEDLKARRERAQAEGWLGEIEGLDLTLRFLTDKRQQATRLNQVTGTVGLGMPGLRPLTP from the coding sequence GTGCCTGCACGCCCGTTTGGTGAGCTCGCCACGGCACCGGCCGGACACGTCGGCGAGGTCGCCCTGACGGCCTGGGACGGCGGCCCGCGCGAACGCGCCCAGCGCCGCACCCAGGTGCTGGCAGCCCTGCGGTACCTGCAGACCTTCCCGGGATCAACGTGGCAGCAGCGATGGGACGCCAGCCCTCTCGGCACCGGAGCGCTGCCTGCCTGCAGCATCCTGTCTGAACTGGAGCCGAGCCAGACGATCAGCCCGGGCGTCAAGATGCTGTTCTGCCTGCGAACCGTCCAGCCGTCACTCATGGCCTTTCGACGCAATAAGTTCCGGGACTTCCCGTCGCCGTTCGTCGCCGCCCAGTCCGATTCGCTGCTGGACAAGTACGTCGCGTATGTCGACGGGCACGAGGCCAGCTGGGTCCACCGGCGCCGGACCCTGTTCGACGCGTGCTGCCTGCTCACCGTTCAAGGCGTCACTCTCGCCGACGTCACCCCGGCCGCGATCCTCCACTACGCCCACGAGACCCGCCGGGTGCTCACCGTGCTGCGCGAAGGCAAGAAGGACGCCAATCTGTTCTGGGGCATCGGCCTGTGGAACGTCCTGCACGCGATGGGCCACTTCCCAGCCAGCACACCGGCCACCATGCGCGCCGCGATGCTGCGCGGGCAGCTCAGCACCACCGAGCTGGTCGACCGCTACCCCATCGCCCACCAGGGCGTGCGGCAACTGCTGATCGACTACATCACCCGCCGCCGAGCCGAGACCGACTACGCCACCATCAACAATCTCGCCCGGTCGCTGACCCACCACTTCTGGGCCAAGATCGAACGGCTCAGCCCGGGCCAGGCCGACTTGCGCATCGATCCGCAGGTGTACACCGTCTGGCGTGAGCAGCTGCGCACCCGCGACGACGGCCAGCCTCGTACGAACGTCGACGACATCACCATCGCGATCCGCAGCTTCTACCTTGATCTGCACACCTGGGCCGCGGAGGAACCCGAGCGGTGGGCGGTATGGGTCGCGCCGTGCCCCATCTCGCCGACCGAGTTCCGCGGCGGCGGCAAACGCCGCCGCCGAATCGAGGAACGCTCCGCCGACCGCACCCGCCTGCGCCAACCCTTGCTGCCGGTGCTCGTCGATCACGTCGAGAGCCAGCACCAGCGCGCCAAGACCCTGCTCGAACACGCGGCCGCCGTCGCCGAAGGTGAGGCGTTCTCGGTCGCCGGCCGTGTCTACCGCCGCTACGTCTCCAAGGCCGATCACAAACGGGCCCGGTACGAAGACCGACCGATCCGGGCGATCGACGAGAGCACGGGCGCGATCCTGCATCTGAGCACTCTCGAGCAGGCGACCTTCTGGCAGTGGGCGATCATCGAGACCCTGCGACACTCCGGTGTTCGCATTGAAGAGCTCGTCGAGCTGTCTCACCTGAGCATCCGCCAGTACCAGCGCGCCAACGGCGAGGTCATCGCCCTGCTGGTGATCGCCCCGTCGAAGACCGACCGGGAACGCGTCATCCCGATGTCCGCCGAGCTATTCCACGTTATCGCCCAGGTCGTGCGCCGGCACACTCACGACGGGCAGCCGATCGCCCGGCTGAGCCGGTTCGACGCCCACGACAAGCTCTGGAGCACCCCACTGCCGTTCTTGTTCCAACGTCAACGCGGCACCAGCCGGCACGTCATCACCCCGGCCACGATCGGTCTCATGCTGCGGCGCCTGTGTGAAGCCGTCGCCGAGCACCATCCCGCCTTCCGCGGGCTGAACATCACGCCGCACGACTTCCGGCGTATCTTCGCCACCGAGCTGGTCAACAGCGGCCTGCCGATCCACATCGGCGCCGCTCTGCTCGGGCACCTCAACATCCAGACCACCCGCGGCTACGTCGCCGTGTTCGACGACGACGTTGTCCGTCACTACCAGCACTATCTCCAGCAGCGTCGGACCCACCGGCCCGCCGACGAATACCGCGACGCCACCGCCACCGAATGGACCGAGTTCGAGGAACACTTCGACAAGCGCCGCGTTGAACTCGGCTCGTGCGCACGGCCTTACGGCACGCCGTGCCAGCACGAACACGCCTGTATCCGCTGCCCGATGCTCAATATCAACCCGAAGATGCTCGACCGGCTCGCCGAACTTGAGGAGGACTTGAAAGCCCGGCGGGAACGCGCCCAGGCCGAGGGCTGGCTCGGCGAGATCGAAGGCCTCGACTTGACCCTGCGATTCCTCACCGACAAACGGCAGCAAGCCACCCGACTCAACCAGGTCACCGGCACTGTCGGACTCGGCATGCCTGGCCTACGCCCACTCACCCCATAG
- a CDS encoding tyrosine-type recombinase/integrase, with translation MDLRVLLVEGRGTVPSAGSVVDTGLLHPPFVVRDDAGAEIEPVTGYLRQLALSDCSQLTCRSYAFGMLRWFRLLWLLQIDWDRATEAEVAVMVGWLRSAQNPQRRRSDPRTQPAGSVNARTGKPALRAGYAPSTINHGLSVVSGFYLFHAHEGRGPVRNPVPVASQRRRVLAHRSALETPARFGRARLRQRVIDPLPRSIPDRLWDELFAAMGCDRDRALLEFFVSSGARAAELLGLTVEDLDWAGQRIWVISKGTRARQMVPASPQAFVYLARYLDEAGVPAAGERLWRTRRGDTRPLAYWALRRILQRANATLGTNWTLHDLRHTAATRMVNGGKLTLAEVQAILRHADIRVTGRYLTARVEDLVEKLAEHYSRPRPPVTYTAGYDAADIAAVFGA, from the coding sequence GTGGATCTGCGTGTTCTGTTGGTGGAAGGGCGAGGCACCGTGCCCTCGGCGGGATCGGTGGTCGATACCGGCCTACTGCATCCGCCGTTCGTCGTTCGTGACGATGCGGGAGCCGAGATCGAGCCGGTGACCGGCTACCTGCGCCAACTCGCTCTCAGCGACTGCAGCCAGCTCACTTGCCGCAGTTACGCGTTCGGGATGCTGCGCTGGTTCCGGCTGTTGTGGCTGTTGCAGATTGACTGGGACCGGGCGACCGAGGCTGAGGTCGCGGTGATGGTGGGCTGGCTGCGGTCGGCGCAGAACCCTCAGCGCCGCCGCTCGGACCCCAGGACACAACCCGCTGGTTCGGTGAACGCGCGGACGGGCAAGCCTGCTCTGCGTGCAGGCTACGCACCCTCGACGATCAACCATGGCCTGTCGGTAGTCAGCGGTTTCTACCTCTTTCACGCCCACGAAGGTCGTGGGCCGGTGCGTAATCCGGTCCCGGTCGCCTCGCAGCGCCGCCGGGTCCTGGCACATCGCAGCGCGCTGGAGACGCCAGCGCGATTCGGGCGGGCACGGTTGCGGCAGCGAGTCATCGATCCGTTGCCGCGCTCGATCCCGGACAGGCTCTGGGATGAGCTGTTCGCGGCGATGGGGTGCGACCGGGACCGCGCGCTGCTGGAGTTCTTCGTCTCCAGCGGTGCCCGGGCGGCGGAACTGCTCGGCCTGACGGTCGAGGATCTGGACTGGGCCGGCCAGCGGATATGGGTGATCTCGAAGGGCACGCGGGCCCGGCAGATGGTGCCCGCCTCACCGCAGGCGTTCGTCTATCTGGCCCGCTACCTGGACGAGGCTGGCGTCCCAGCTGCGGGCGAGCGGCTCTGGCGTACCCGGCGGGGTGACACCCGCCCGCTGGCCTACTGGGCGCTGCGGCGGATCCTGCAAAGGGCCAACGCGACGCTGGGCACCAACTGGACGTTGCACGACCTGCGGCATACCGCGGCGACACGCATGGTCAACGGTGGCAAGCTGACGTTGGCGGAGGTTCAGGCGATCCTGCGGCACGCCGACATCCGCGTCACCGGCCGCTATCTCACCGCACGCGTCGAGGACCTGGTCGAGAAACTGGCCGAGCACTACAGCCGGCCACGGCCGCCCGTCACCTACACCGCTGGATATGACGCGGCCGACATCGCGGCGGTGTTCGGTGCCTAA
- a CDS encoding single-stranded DNA-binding protein, whose product MFAQFIVEGIITRRPETGVTRDGREYTQFEITHYRTWMDGNTTRKSPPQVLDILCWGRLAQQARKLSLRTTVTVHGNAPQPFDNNGVLGLKMFARGLSVDVGDLGNRSTTGERSGHLVTSPEGEQITAEAWPEVVGNLETVHRPR is encoded by the coding sequence ATGTTCGCGCAGTTCATCGTCGAAGGCATCATCACCCGCCGCCCCGAAACCGGTGTCACCCGTGACGGCCGCGAGTACACCCAGTTCGAGATCACCCACTACCGCACGTGGATGGACGGCAACACGACCCGCAAATCCCCTCCGCAGGTGCTCGACATCCTCTGCTGGGGCCGGCTGGCTCAGCAGGCCCGCAAGTTGAGCCTGCGGACCACCGTCACCGTGCACGGCAACGCCCCGCAGCCGTTCGACAACAACGGTGTCCTCGGGCTGAAGATGTTCGCCCGTGGGCTGAGCGTCGACGTCGGCGACCTCGGGAACCGCTCCACCACCGGCGAGCGCAGTGGTCACCTCGTCACCAGCCCTGAAGGCGAGCAGATTACCGCCGAGGCGTGGCCCGAGGTCGTCGGCAACCTCGAAACCGTCCACCGCCCCCGCTGA
- a CDS encoding single-stranded DNA-binding protein codes for MFNFTFEGNLGEDPELRETRDGKKVAQIRVGRTSRRVKDGEWVDAHTTWVTVTAWEGLAERCMSLKKGDTVVITGRDDLRPWAYTRRDNGEADAALQVTASNIALSMRFKSAESLQPENAPWSISDLNVPEPEYA; via the coding sequence TTGTTCAACTTCACGTTCGAGGGCAACCTCGGCGAAGACCCCGAGCTGCGCGAAACCCGCGACGGCAAGAAGGTCGCTCAGATCCGCGTCGGCCGCACCAGCCGCCGCGTCAAGGACGGCGAATGGGTGGATGCGCACACCACCTGGGTCACCGTCACTGCCTGGGAGGGCCTGGCGGAGCGCTGCATGTCGCTGAAGAAGGGCGACACCGTCGTCATCACCGGCCGCGACGACCTTCGGCCCTGGGCCTACACCCGCCGCGACAACGGCGAGGCCGACGCCGCGCTTCAGGTCACCGCCAGCAACATCGCCCTGAGCATGCGGTTCAAGAGCGCCGAGTCGCTCCAGCCGGAGAACGCTCCGTGGTCCATCAGCGACCTCAATGTCCCGGAGCCCGAGTACGCCTGA